From the genome of Neomonachus schauinslandi chromosome 1, ASM220157v2, whole genome shotgun sequence:
GGCACGGAGGAGGGACTCACTTCCTGTCCTTCTCCTGATCTGCTCCCTGTGGGTGTCTGAGACCCGCTTAAGGGCACGTAGGGCATGCCTGTCTCAGCTGAGGGGGTCTGGGGTCTGCGTATAGGTTCAGACGGGACAAGGAGTACTGCTGGGTGGAAGTCGTTCAATTAAGCCTAAAGTTCCCAGGCTCTGGAGATTTCTCACCTCCTATAGGAAGACCCAAAccctgggctcccagggctccCTCCAGAGACCCTGAGCCTTCTGGCTGGACTCCTCCCGGAAACCTAGCTGCCTTGTAGTACTCAACTCTGTTGCAGCCCCAAGAGACCACGAGGGGGTGCCAGGGCCTCAGATCCTGAGTAGTGGAGACTGTCCCCAAGCCTGTGGGAAATGGATACTGGCTCCTACCAGAGGCTGGTGGCTTCACATCTAccctgctgggtgggggtggggtctgtCCAGAAACAACAGATTATCTGTGCTACTTTCAGCTTCCAGGGTCCATCCATCCTCTACCCCCCACGTTGTAagggggccctgggggtgggggtgggggggtggctctGCAGCCCCTAGGGATTTGGGGCAGTGCAGGAGCCCAGGTTTGTTACACCAAGGCAAATCTGGTTTCTGCTTATTGGGTTTATTTAGAGTGGGGCCATCCACTGTCTCCCAGTCCCCCTCTGGCTCCCCTTGCCCACCAGATATGGCCATAAGCCCTGCTGGACCCATAGGCCTCCCCAGCTCTTAGCTTCCCCTGCCAGGGCTTGACTCATTACATTTGGGtcagagcccccagccccactttCTCCTGTCCAGCAGCACCCCACCTGCCCTGGCCTTCCCCACCCGTGGACATTCGCTCATGCCAGTCTGTCTGCTGTGATCTGgctggaaggaagcaggaaggttGGGAATTTTGTCAATTTTCAGGGTGGGGGCAGCCAGACTGTGAGGGCTGTAGCTCTGTCTTGCCGATACTGAGTCCTTAGCGCCCGGCACAGAGCCCACCGCAAAGCCAGGTGAGAAACCAACGATCAAACCTGCGAGTGAGTGAATGGAAGCTGAGCTTGCAAGAGAGGCGTGGGAATGGTGATCAGGCCATATAAAGGGGGGCAGGAAGGACAGAATGTGGGCTTAGGCTGAACCCCCATCCTCCCTCCACTGCCAAGGAGAAAAGCCAAAGTCCAGTCCCAGAGCCAGTGTTTATTAGCAAGATGGAACCCAAGGGCAGCTGTGGCCTGGGCAGCCGAGGGCCACCGGGAGCCCCTACCCACCTACCCCAAAAGCCCCCCAGAGCTATTTACACCCATCCTCTGAAGTGGTGGGCAGAAGGGAGCCCTGGGGAGCCCCTGAAGGCCCCAGGCCTCCACCATGgccccctctcccctcagccGGGCCTGTACCTGCCCCTCTGCTATTCTCCCAGCCCCCAAGTCACAGTGGCCCAGAAAAAGCGAAGAGGAGGTAGAGcggccaggcagggagggagggagaggctggaAGTGTGCCCCACCCAGGCAGGGCTCCTTTGCTCCTGTCCCCAATAAATAGAGAATAAATACCCGGGAGGGGGCTGGCCTTGACTGAGTGGCCCCTCCCAGGCAGGGGCCGGCCTCCTGTGGCggccccttcttccctcctccgaGTGCATCTgagacccccacccccgctgcccGTCTCCAAAGTAGTCCTCGCACCCGCGTCGGCGTGTGCCCGCGGCACGCACTGGCAAAGGGGAGCAGTCCGTGCCCTGTCCGGGGGGAGCTTGCTCCCTCCCTGGGTCCTGCGGATTCCGGCGGTGGCGGTCGAGCAGGTggactcccagctgagcccagggGCTGCGTGGTCCCGGCCTGGCGCCGCCGACTGGCTGGGCCTGGTCAGGTGGGCTGTTTCCGGCCGTCTCCGACCAGCGTGGGTCTGAGTTTCGGACAGTGCCGCTGCGGAGGAAGGCCATAGACAGCCCACCAATAAATACTGTCTTTGCGGGGGCGGGGCGTGTATagaatatagatattttatatatatatatttatatatatatatatcttttatattaaaaGGGACAAGGCCGAGGCTGGCCCACCGCAGGGCTCAGGCAGCGGGCCTCATGTGTCCGGCGGGTGGTGGCGGCGGTTCCGGGGCTTTTTCTGGTCCTGGGGTTCAGGAGGCCTGGGTGCCCCCGGGGCCTCCCGGGGGCCTGGGGGCACGTGGCGCCAGTAGCCCTGGCAGTACTGGTGGATGAGGCCCACTTCTGGCTGGGCCAGCAGCTGCGCCAGCTCCTGGTAAGCGGGCGTGGGGGGGCCGGCGCTGCCGGGGGCCGGCGGGGCGCTCACAGCTGGTGGTGGGAAGAGGGCCGCGTGGACGGCGTCCCGACCCAGCACGTGCAGCTGTACCCGCGTGACGACGTGCTTGAAGTTGTTCTCGGTGGCAGTGCAGGAGTAGAGGCCTCGGTCACCGGGCTGCAGGGCGCGGAGCAGCAAGCCCTGCTCGGTGCGCAGGAAGCGGTCCTCCGCGCGAATCTGcgggggcagggagctggggctcAGGGCTCGTGTGACCGCCCTGCCGCCCAGCCAGCCCCCGGAGCAGACCAGCTCTGTGGCCGTTCCGTGGAAGGGGCTCCCATGTGCAATTTCCACAGAGcaagaaaaacccacagtaaatTTCCACATAACACCTGAATCAGGCATCCACGTACTTTTCCATCTCAGGAGGAATGACCGTGGGGGGATGCTGTACAATGAGAGAATTGTGGAgcatagaatttctttttaatgggaCTACCCAACCGAAGTATCCTTATAGAATCTCCATGTAAGGACGGATGCCTGGAACACATTTCCATAAAACGAGGGCTCCTCCACAGAATTTCCACACACTGGAGCTCGTCCGCGTGATATTTCCATGTAATGAGGTATACCTCCAGTGGAGCACATGTATGGAATTTTCATGTAAAGAGGCATGCTTACAAGTGGTTTCCATATAATATGGAAATTCTAGACTTTCCATATAACTGGATTCACCCAAATGACTTCCACATAGGGAAGGGGAACTTGGAAGGGCTTTCTTAGAATGGGGCTGCCGCAGAAGGGCTCCTATACCACATTCCACCCACATGGCACTCCTACTGCACGGGGGACCCCCGCATCCACGGCGAGGACTGTGGGGTACAGGAAATCACCTCACGGCGCCGGTCACTGGGATCTCGCTGAAACAGCCACTTAACAGTGGCCTGGGGCGAGCGAGGCTGGCACTCGAGGAAGGCCGCGCTCCCTGCCACGCCGTACTGCACGGACTCCACGGCGTTTTTGTTGGCTGGAGAACAAGAGGGCGCGGCATGAAAGCAGCGTTGCCTCTGCGCAGACTGCAGGCCACCAGGGGGCCGGTGCCGAGGGGCATGCACAGGGACACCCACACGGGAAAAAGGCAGGGCTATACCATCGGGCATCCGCTCCTTCCTTGAGTGGGTGGCTAGGGACATCCCATCTCCCAAATCCCAagccccctcaccccccgccccgggtcACGCGAGAGTCCTTCCAGCCGGGGGGCCCTGGGAGCAGCTCCATGGGCTGCACAGGGCTCTGCACCACGAGGAGCGCCCAGGGGGGAGGCACGGCACACTCACCGTTGGAGTTGAACCCGCGACACTGCCTGATGGGGTTCCCGTGCCGGACATCCTGCCGCCGGCTCCGCCTAGATGACGAGAGCTCCTGATCAAGTATTTTCAAGGAAgcttgcccccccacccccaggtccctGTACCCGCCAAGACTCCAGGGAAGAGTCTCATCCATTACCCCCAGGGAAATATCCCATCGGCCACCAAACCCCCAGGACAGGCCCCTGGGTCTGGTAGCTAACATTCCAGGGGTCTGGGGGGTCCACACCTCTTGGAAGATGCCGTGTATCGGGAGCAGGCCTGGCCGTCCCAGGCACAGTAGGGGTCCCGGGCGAGGCAGCAGTCAGCACAGGCAGCCCCGTATGCCTGGCAGCGATGCAGGCTCAGGTGGGTGACGCCCACGGCCGACGCCACGTACAGTTGTTgctgagggcaggggaaggggctcGTCAGCTCCCTCCCCACGGGCAGCCCCATCAGGAGCCAACTgggctccttcccttcctgttccatgcctcagtttccccatccctaTGCCAAGGGCAAGACCCCAAGGGGGAACAtcctccacccctacccccagcccacCTCACTAAAACTCACCCTCTTGGAAGAGATGGTCATGGTCTTAACAGGTGCTGGGTCCTGGAAGAAGACAGGGATTAGCTTGGGGACTGGGGACCCCCTCCCTGTCCTGATCTGGAGGTCTGAGGTAAGCAGTCAGTACTAAGGAGGGCCAGGGTGAGAAGAACAGCACTGCGTGTCATACCCACCTTGAAGACCTCCACCTCCTCCAGCATGAGCTCCTCCATCTCCTGGTCATCCTTGGGCAGCACGATGACCTTCTGCACTGTCCCGCGGTCTGGAACGGGCCGGGCAGGGCCTCAGTGGGGCTGAGGATGCTGGGGAAGGGGTACCAgcctcagccccttcccccaccaggcCCCAAACCCCCAAGGGCAGTGGAGCAGGAGCTCTGTACCAAGGTTGAAGAATTTCCCCTGGATGAAGGGGCCCGGGataaggggtgggggtggtcacGGCTGgggtctgcccctcccaccccagacccTCATTTTAGGCACTGCTGAGGATAGGATGCTGGAGGTATTCCTGTGTGGAGGGACTGGAGCTGTGGGGAGCACACCTGCGCACGTGCACACGAGAGCGTGTATGCCAGTATTTGGACCCGCGTGTCCTGCAGGTGTCTACCACCTGTTCCCTCTTTCCTGACCCTACATGGGTCCCCAGGTGCCCAGTGTCCCTGCTCTCCCAGCCCCCCGGGGGGGCTGGGGATGGTGATGGGGTTTCCCCACCCCTTGTCTCAGCTATCCTGGCTCCGAAGGATGAAGGTAGCAGAGTTGACCTTGGCAAGCCTGTAGCAAGCCCGTAGCAGGGTAGTCCCCACCCCCCGATCAGCACCCTCCACCCAACGGGCCCAGCATGGGAGGGTCTGGGAGCAGCAGTGGGTACCTGTGCCCAGGAAAAGCACCTCATAGCGCCCGTCGGCTGCATCCACCTGGTCCACGGCGACGGTGGTGAGCCTATAGGGAGCGCCCGTGCGGACGACCAGGGGCCGCCTCTGCAGAGGGTACACGGCCTGGTACATGAGCGGGTGGCTGCGCATGAAGTTAATCACTTCGTCAGGGTAGTCCTTGGTGGACTTCATGGATGGCGTGAAGGTTCCTCCAGGGCACTGCAGGCACGTGATGAGCGTCAGGCCCGGCTGGGGCTTGCTGAACCCCTCAACTTCAGGAGAGGCCTCTCCTTTGTCCATCCCTATCACATGCACCTGCTCCGCTCCTCGGAACCCCCATCCAGGCTTTTCCCCCTCACCCAACCTCTCTGTAGGCCCTGTTCCAGCCGAGGTCCCAAGGTCCTACACGGCCAAATTCCGCAGCCACCTCCCTGGCCTGTGTGCCGTGACTTTGTGGCGGCATTAGGCGGAGctgacccctcccttcccctgtcctcATCCCCCATCCTGTTGTCTCCTTCCTCCAGtctgccccccacacccacccacccctgctcgAAGGTCTACGGCCCCAAGTTCCCTTAACACTCTGAGGGTGCTCTGCCCTTCCCTggtgcttttccctctgcctgtcctgcACCCCCGCCAGCCCAACTCTAGCCCATCCCTCCAGCCTCCACGTTCACCTTCGGGGGAAGACTTCCCTGGCCAAGGCTGAGACCAGCTCCCCCATTCCAGCCCTGACCACATGGAGCCAAAACAGATCACATGTTCTCCTGCTTAGACTCCTGCAGAGACCCACATGACGCCAAGATCAAGTGAGTTGCCTCCTATCACCACGGGAGGTCCTGCAGGCCGGACTCTGCCAGCCCTCATCTCCCCGGCCACCATTAGCTAACCACACTGACGCCAACTTGCCCTCCAGCTTTGTCTTGGCTCCCAGGCGGCACCCCCCTTCCACCTTGCTTGCCACACCCGGCCACTATCTTTGTTCCGGGATCCTGGCTGGGCTCTTCACAGCCTCGTGCTGTGTAAACggtgtttcatttcattttgttttatttatttatttttttaagtatgctctatgcccgatgtggggctcgaactcatgaccccaagatcaagagttgcatgctctaccgattgagccaggctggcgcccctgttttgttttttaatgtcagCTTTATTTAAATGGACAAATGGTAGGTTTATTTGTGTGTCTGGTCCTCCTCCCCTACCTGGCTGTGAACTCTGTGGTGGTGGGGCGTACAGCTGCAAAGGGGCTAACCCAGAGCAGGCCTTATAAacagaggggaaagggaaaggtggAATGATGGGGGTCCTCACCGTGCCGGGCCGTGGGTAGGGCATCTTCCCCGAGAAGGGCATCCACTGGTAGTTGGGGCCCTCTTTGTGGGCAAAGGGCCCGTTGAAGACCATGCGGATGTCAGCCATGGAGTAGACGCACACGGCAGAGCCTCGGAACACGGAGCTGCGGGCGGGGCAGGCTGCTGCTGCAGGCGGGGCAGACCCTCGGCccagggcccctccccagcctgtccccaccccacagcGCCCCACCGGGCTGGGGTCCTTCCCACGTCACAGCCCCCCAGTGCAGCCAagccctgccacccccagccctggccccagcctcaCCCTGAGGAGGTGAAGACAGCGTAAATGACTGGGTTCCTCACATCCTGTGTCTGCTGAACAAACACGTcctctgggggcagagggagaagacgcGGGGAGGGTGCATTAGCCAAGAGCCCTGGGAGCCCCACTCCTGGCCAGGGGGCCCCCCCGGAGGTGCCCTGACCACCCCccatccagcccccacccctcccagagcAGCCACAGGACCCAGCCTGCATGCCGGGTACTCACGGAGCTCGTCAAAGTGGGTCTCGATGCCATCCTCACTGGGCACGGAGCACACCAGCCGCGCCTTCAGGAACGTGCTCCACTTGTTGACCAGACAGCAGTGGCCGCCGTCATCATTCTGGGGACAGGGGGGCAGGGTCAGATCAGCTCTCACACCCAAGACCCTGCCACACAGGCTGCCCCAGCCAGCGCGGGGTCTGGAGAGGGGCAGCACGGGGCCCCGCCGGCGCGTACCAGGCAAATGCGCCCGATGCGGGCGTACACGGCGGGGCTCTGCGGCGCCTCCGCCGACCGCTCGCGGAAGAAGAAGTAGAGCTTGTCGTCGTTGCGCTCCGCGCTGTCGGGGATGAGCTCAGCGTGGATGAAGGAAGGGTCTGCAGGCGGGCAGGGGTCAGCTGCACAAGCACCTCCCCAACAGAGCCCCGGGCCGGGTACAGGAACGCCGCCTCCCCCCCGCCGCCAGCCAGTCACAGGGCCAGACCCCCAGCAGGCGCCTCTGGAGGATCTGGCCGCATCCCAGACACGCTGCCCACCGGGGGCCTCTCGGCCGCCCTCACCGTTCAGCCACCGGGAGTTGTACTGGTCCGTGCGCATGGCCGTCTGCTTTCCCAGCGTGCGGAAGATGGCTGCATCCGTGCCCATGAAGTCGATGTACACGCCAGCATAGAGCTCCTCGTCTGCGGGCGGGCAGGCGGGTCAGTCAGGGCACAGCCCAGCGACCTCCAGGCCAGGGtcctgtctccccctccgactccccAGGGCATGACTGTCTCATCAGTGGGCTGCTGGGAAATGCTGAAGAATTGGCTCTGGGAGGATTGGGATTAGCAGCAATCAGCTCTGATGAGTAGCAAGAgccaatttctgtggtataaataccCCCACCATGGCTGACTTCAAGCTCCTAACCCGGGGCCACCGCAGGTGGAGCTGGGGAGAGCTGCCGACACCATCTTATAGTCTTTCTACCCCACAAACACAACACGTGTAAATAACCTCAAGAACAAAGACAGtaataaaatgtggtaaaataGGAAGTAATGAGttgtatttttacctttgttttgaAAGTAATTTATTGGTAAATTATATAACTTAGTGCTTAATAATAGCTGGCTCACAAAATACCTGAAAATTTGCAGAAAATTTAGCGACCACGCTGGCTCTAGCATACCACTCCGTGTCTTCCTTCTAGACGTGCCCAGGGCAGGCCCTGCCTTCCCCCATCAGACTCCCTGGTCGGGGAGCCACCATCAGGCTAGGACCTTTTCAGGCAGCAAGAGGTGGAGGATAACGTCCACCCCCTGCCCCGAGGCCTTTCCCAGGCCTGGAGGTGGCACAGTGCCCAGCAGTTGCTCTCAGGGGCAGACTGGGTTGGGCAGCCAGCAAACAGGCAGAGAACGGGGCCCAGGGTCGTGGTGGGCTCGCCCAACCTGCGGGCAGGGGCAGCAGCTGCTCCTGAGGCCCCAGGTAGGACTCCTCCTCACAGAACATTCCCCCAACTCTCCTAGACACCAGGCCAGACCAGAAACAAACCCCGCCCCCCTAGTTGGTGAGAGGGCCAGGACTCTCCATCCATGTTTCCTTGTgggcctctcccagcctcccagacACACCAAGAACATGTATGGAACCACTCCCCTTCTGCAGCTTCCAGTATAGACCAAGTTCATCTTCTCTCTCATGTAGTCTGGGGCTGGCCTTTGCACGGACCCTATTTCAGGGTAGGATCTGGCCCCCTTAGCATTCCATCCGAGGGGCTGGAGAGACCCTCACACCACTCGTCTCTGCCCCTCGGCTCACACTGGGGTCTGGTCCTTAGCCCTCCCCCCGCTGGGTGGGGCCCCGAGGGAGGGTTCAGGGATGGCATGGTCACGGTCTCTGCCCCGGGGAAAGTGTTGGTGCCGTTCCCCCTATTCCAGAGGCAAAGGCCACACACTTAGGCTGTAGAACCAGGATGGGGTAGAGGCACTCACTGATGAGGGCTGAGGCTGTGTCCAGCTTGGGGTCGTACGGACACTTGCCCTTCCCTGACTCGAGTCTCTCCGGCTCCAGGTAGAAGATGTAATCCTGCAGGGCAGAGGGGAGTTTAGCATCGTCCAAGCTGGTCCCACAGCCAGTAAGGGTAAGGGTCATCAGGCCCCCAGGGTGAGAGCAAGCCCCCTGGAGACAGCCTGAAGCCACATCCCTCCAGTCCCCAGATATCCTTGGGTTTTAACTCTGTCCAGCCAGGTCTCCCAACCCAGGTCTCCCAGGGCCACGATGCACATTCCCAGGGAGGCGATTCCTGGTCCCAGGTATCAGATaagacctgagaaccaggggCTGAACGCCGCCCCCCACGCCAACTGGTTCAGGTAGATTCTGGTCAGGGCCCCTCAGGCCACAGAGGCACAACTCTTTGAGCTGTGGCCTCCTGTCCTGGGCCAAGACGGGGCTGCCAACTTGACCAGGGCAGGAGGTACTGGCCAAGGGTGTTGCCAAGTCCCACCAGGCCAGAGGGCCCTGAGGGTACTGTGTGCCCAGGCTTTATGTCCTACCTGTGGTCCTCAGGACAGGCTAAATAGGCCACGgcctttcccctgcccctcagcagaGACCCCGCTTCCCCATGTCTCCCCAGTGAATCAGGAGTTGAGAGGTTCAGCCCAGACCACAGGGATTCACAAAGCCCTCCgtgcctcccagcccagccctgaaGATGCTAGCAGAAAGGCTGATGAAGGCACTGGGACCAGGATGAGCTcatggggagaaggaaaggaaaagagagaggcacagaggcGGGAAGGAGGTGGCGGCAGGTGGCAGGGATGGTGATGGGAAGGTGTACACAGGCCCACGTCCAGTAACACTCTGCACACGGGACTTCCGCACACACGGGGCTGCACACACAGCTTGGCACACAGCACTGTCAGCACGTGGAACCCGCCGTTCACACCCTGGGCACACATGCAGTCGGAGCCGTCCCACGTTTCAGCACTCCCTGTCACAGACACACATGCTCACGTGACCACTTGCTCTAGCACTCACCGGCagcccctgctcccctgcccgcccctgcccagccccagcctcccccccaaacccccccgccccagtcccGGAGCATGACTAGGGGCAGACAGCTCTGCCCCTTCGGCCCCAGAGGAGCAGAGTCCCCAGCATGTGAGTGTGCGGGACACCTGTGTCTGCCCATGACCCATGGAGGCCTGGGGCACGGACAGGCGAGAGTAATATGTCAGGCCGCATACACGTGCCATGTTCGGACTCTGGATGCTGACTAAGGTGTGCGTTGGAGAGCACACGTGCCCACGTGAGTGTTGGTATAGGCTCATGCATGTCAACACACGTGTTCTGAGGGCTGAGGCTCCGCTGTCCCCAGGCTGCCTTTGCACCTGGTGGCTTCATGATCTCTTGCCTACAGGGACTCACTGAGGCTGACACAAAGCCAGCTGGGAATGCCTTCGGAGCCTGAGGGCActgcgggggaaggggcaggatgGGGGCCCAGAGTCAAGGGAAGACCTTCGGGAGGCTCGCGTGGGCTGCGGGTCCCTGGCTGGCAGGCCAGGCCCGCGGGGAGTTCAATTCAGAGGCGGTGCTGCCTGGCAAGGGCCTGGAGGGCTGCGTCCCACCTGGCGTGGGGCTGTGGGCGTCGGGCGGAGGGCACCATCCGTGGCTCTGCTGCCTCGGCCTCTGACCACCTGCATCTGGGTCCAGGGCGTGGCCTGAGAAGACGAGGAACAGGGATTAGAGCCGggggtggcaggggctgggggagcgggCTCGGGCTGCCGGCCCCTCACACCACACACGCCAGGAGCACACGTGAGCCCCcggagcacacacacacagctcggCGCGCGCCCGCACACACGCGTCCCTGAGTCCACTCACTCTCAACGCGTGTCCTACAAGGTCACACCAGCTCACGCGCATGCCCACATGGAAATGAGAAAGGGCGGAAGcgggcggggagggacagagctggggaaggggccgctcctcccccaactcccccacccccccacccccggggccgTGTGGCAGAAGCGGACCGGGCGTCCAGCCTCCTGACGCTGAGGCCCCTGCCAGGCCCTCTGGCTTGGCGGCAGGGGCACGGTCCACGGGCACGGCCGGGAGCgcttactacgtgccaggcacagtgctaagaGCTTTGGGAGCGGCACACCGACCTGTGAGAGAGGCATCTATTAGCCCCATCTTCAGCTGAGGGAGTGAAAGGAGTCACTCACCCAAGGTCACGGGGCTgggaagtggcagggctggggctcaaGCTCATCGTCCCATCAGAGCCCTGGAGTGTGGCTACTAATGGGGCAGCACGGGGCCGGGGCGGGCACGGCTTACCTGGGCACGGCGGCCGCGGTTTACGTAGGTACACATGGGGTTGTAGGCGCCGGTCCCACACACGTACAGGTGTGTTCGGTTCCAGGGCTGGATGAGCCTGACGAAGTTCCCGCACTCACCCTGGGGCCGGAGGGAAAGCCAAGGAGGTGCCCCGCTGCCTGCCTgaggccccctgcccccacaccgcCCCCATCCCACCCGGAGGCCCCCCTGCACTCACATTGCCATCCTTGCCTGAGAGTACGCACTCCTCAATGCGCTGTGGGGAGGCTGCCCAGTGGATCTGCCGGAGATGGGGGTCAGAGGGGGCGGCCTGCTAGACAGGGCTTCCAGCCCTGGGGCCCCATGCCCCTCATCCCTCCGGCCCCACACCCGGCTGGCCCTTACAATGAGGGGCTCACGGTTGATGTCATGCAGGTCCAGGGACAGCACATAGTCCTTGCTGCCCACGTACATGCGGTCGTGGTCCTCATCTTTGAGCAGGATCCGGTAGTCAGTTGTGTTGAGCAGGAAGTTGAAGAAGTGGGCAGTGCCTGTGGCCTTAAGCTCTGTGGGCGGAGGGCAGGGCAGCAATTAGGATCCTTGGAGACCGTCCAGACATGCTCCCTTTCACACATCATCTTAAACCCccagcttcccccccaccccacccccggcccggGGCCTACTTAGCTCCCTCTCTAGTCCCTGAGATTCTGGGAGGAGAAAGTTGGACAGGTGGGCAGGCCAGGGAAGGGACCACACCCAAAGCTAACGCCCTGATTCATCAGCAGCCCCAGCCAGTCTCTGGGTCCCAATGAAAGAGCAGTGGGTGCGGGTCAGGGCGCATGATGGCATCAAAGAGTCTTTGCTCCAGTGGGGGTTAATGCTCCCACACTCAGGGTGGGGCCTGCTTCCCACAGGGGCCTAAAAGGGTTAAtgagcaggagggtgggggacAGGTGCATCCAGGACAGCCTGCACGGACCCGGGATGCCCTGTCCTCACCCCAGCTGCCCATCAGACAGGGCAAAGCTGGCTCACAGCATGGTCCCCGCCTCGTCTGAAGCTGGTTAGCCAGGACACTGGACAGCCCTGCTGGAGTGATGTGGTCCAACAGACCTTGGGCTTCCCCCAGGTCCCACTGGGGTGCTAAATGTAGAGTTCTCAGGCCACTTTGAACCAGTCAGGAACAATCTTTCCCAGGAAAGAAGCCCTCCCCCTCGTGCTACGGTGTCCCACGGCTGGGGGGCAGGGTCTGGTGGAGTCCTTAGCTTCCCTTCTGCATGAGTCTGGCGGCCctggccctcccacccccagataGCTGGGGGAAAGTCCGCCTTCCTGGGGATGAAGGACAGGAAGGAACTTGGCCAGTGACAGGCCAATGACAAATACAGGACTCCAGAAAACTTGGGAACTTTCCTCTGGGAGAGGGGACAGCCAAGGGGTCTACTTGGCaagcccct
Proteins encoded in this window:
- the SEMA3F gene encoding semaphorin-3F isoform X2, with protein sequence MPVAGLLLWASLLTWAWPATPTQDHLPATPRVRLSFKELKATGTAHFFNFLLNTTDYRILLKDEDHDRMYVGSKDYVLSLDLHDINREPLIIHWAASPQRIEECVLSGKDGNGECGNFVRLIQPWNRTHLYVCGTGAYNPMCTYVNRGRRAQATPWTQMQVVRGRGSRATDGALRPTPTAPRQDYIFYLEPERLESGKGKCPYDPKLDTASALINEELYAGVYIDFMGTDAAIFRTLGKQTAMRTDQYNSRWLNDPSFIHAELIPDSAERNDDKLYFFFRERSAEAPQSPAVYARIGRICLNDDGGHCCLVNKWSTFLKARLVCSVPSEDGIETHFDELQDVFVQQTQDVRNPVIYAVFTSSGSVFRGSAVCVYSMADIRMVFNGPFAHKEGPNYQWMPFSGKMPYPRPGTCPGGTFTPSMKSTKDYPDEVINFMRSHPLMYQAVYPLQRRPLVVRTGAPYRLTTVAVDQVDAADGRYEVLFLGTDRGTVQKVIVLPKDDQEMEELMLEEVEVFKDPAPVKTMTISSKRQQLYVASAVGVTHLSLHRCQAYGAACADCCLARDPYCAWDGQACSRYTASSKRRSRRQDVRHGNPIRQCRGFNSNANKNAVESVQYGVAGSAAFLECQPRSPQATVKWLFQRDPSDRRREIRAEDRFLRTEQGLLLRALQPGDRGLYSCTATENNFKHVVTRVQLHVLGRDAVHAALFPPPAVSAPPAPGSAGPPTPAYQELAQLLAQPEVGLIHQYCQGYWRHVPPGPREAPGAPRPPEPQDQKKPRNRRHHPPDT